CACCAGCGACCTGAGCCCCCCGCGACCCGGTTGGCCGCCGTTATGCCGCTATGCTAGCGTGGCGCTCGCCAGGAAGGCCGCCAACAGCTGGGAACGCACCCGAACACATGAGGACCGCACATGGCCCAGGCCACGCCCGCGCTGGAAATCCGCAACCTGCACAAACGCTACGGCGAGCAGGAAATTCTCAAGGGCATTTCGCTGACCGCGCGCGACGGTGACGTGATCTCCATCCTGGGGTCGTCCGGCTCCGGCAAGTCCACCCTGCTACGCTGCATCAACCTGCTCGAGAACCCGCATCAAGGCGAGATCCTCGTCGCCGGCGAGGCACTCAAGCTCAAGGCCCAGAAAAACGGTGACCTGGTCGCCGCCGACAACCGCCAGATCAACCGCCTGCGCAGCGAGATCGGCTTCGTCTTCCAGAACTTCAACCTGTGGCCGCACATGTCGATCCTCGACAACATCATCGAGGCGCCACGCCGCGTGCTTGGCCAGAGCAAGTCTGAAGCCATCGAGCACGCCGAGGCGCTGCTGAACAAGGTCGGCATCTTCGACAAGCGCCACAGCTACCCCGCCCAGCTTTCCGGTGGCCAGCAGCAGCGCGCCGCCATCGCCCGCACCCTGGCCATGAAGCCCAAGGTCATCCTGTTCGACGAACCCACCTCGGCGCTCGATCCGGAAATGGTCCAGGAAGTGCTTAACGTCATCCGCGCATTGGCCGACGAAGGCCGTACCATGCTGCTGGTGACGCACGAGATGAACTTTGCCCGCCAGGTGTCCAGTGAAGTGGTGTTCCTGCACCAGGGCCTGGTCGAAGAGCAGGGATCGCCGCAGCAGGTCTTCGAGAACCCGACCTCGGCGCGTTGCAAGCAATTCATGTCCAGCCACCGCTAACGGAGCAATACATGCAGACTTACAAGAAGTTCTTCCTGGCAGCTGCTGCCACGCTGGTGATGTCGGCCAACACAATGGCCGCGGAAAAACTGCGCATGGGTATCGAAGCTGCCTACCCACCGTTCAACAACAAGGATGCCAGCGGCCAGGTCGTCGGCTTCGACAAGGACATCGGCGACGCCCTGTGCGCCAAGATGAAGGTCGAGTGCGAAGTGGTCACCTCCGACTGGGACGGCATCATCCCGGCCCTGAACGCCAAGAAGTTCGACTTCATCGTCTCGTCGCTGTCGATCACCGATGAGCGCAAGCAGGCGGTGGACTTCACCGACCCGTACTACTCGAACAAGCAACAGTTCATCGCACCGAAGAAGGTCGACTTCAAGACCGACCGCGCCTCGCTCAAGGGCAAGACCATCGGCACCCAGCGCGCCACCCAGGCCGCGACCTGGCTGGATGACAACGGCGGCATGGACGGCGAGTTCAAGGTCAACCTGTATGATGGCCAGGAAAACGCCTACCTGGACCTGACCTCCGGCCGTGTCGACGCCATCCTGGCCGACAAGTACGCCAACTACGACTGGCTCAAGTCGAAGGCTGGCCAGGACTACGAGTTCAAGGGTGAGCCGGTCAACGAAAGCGACAAGGTCGGTATTGCCGTGCGCAAGGGTGACAACGAGCTGCGCAACAAGCTCAATGCCGCACTGAAGGAAATCGTCGCCGACGGCACCTACAAGAAGATCAACGACAAGTACTTCCCGTTCAGCATCTATTGATTCGCCCCGACAGGCATCGCCGCCATGGCGATGCCTGTCCCTTGAACAAACTTACCCATGAATATCGACCTGCACGGCTTCGGTCCGGCCATGATGGCCGGCACCCTGATGACGGTAAAACTGGCGCTCTGCGCCCTGCTGCTGGGGCTGGTCCTGGGCCTGCTCGGCGCCCTGGCCAAGACTTCTTCGGTCAAGCCGCTGCAATGGCTTGGCGGCACCTATTCGACACTGGTGCGCGGTGTACCCGAACTGCTCTGGGTGCTGCTCATCTATTTCGGCACCGTCGGGCTGATGAACAGCCTCGGCGCGCTGTTCAACATGCCGGGCCTGGAACTCAGCGCCTTCGCCGCCGGCGTGATCGCCCTCGGCCTGTGCTTCGGCGCCTACGCCACGGAAGTGTTCCGCGGCGCGATCCTGGCCATCCCCAAGGGCCACCGTGAAGCGGGCCTGGCCCTCGGCTTGTCGAAAGGCCGCATCCTCTCGCGGATCATCCTGCCGCAGATGTGGCGCATCGCCCTGCCGGGCCTGGGCAACCTGTTCATGATCCTGATGAAAGACACCGCGCTGGTCTCGGTGATCGGCCTGGAAGAGATCATGCGCCACGCGCAGATCGGCGTGACCGTGACCAAGGAGCCGTTCACCTTCTACGCGGTCGCCGCGTGCATCTACCTGGGCCTGACCGTCATCGCCATGACGGGCATGCACTTCCTGGAAAAGCGCGCCGCTCGCGGCTTCATGAGGGCCGAATAAATGAACTGGGAAGTCATCATCAAGTGGCTGCCACGCCTGGCCCAGGGTGCGACGCTGACCCTGGAGCTGGTGGCCATCGCGGTCATCGCCGGGCTGATCCTGGCCATTCCGCTGGGCATCGCCCGCTCGTCGCGCCACTGGTACGTGCGCGCCCTGCCCTACGGCTACATCTTCTTCTTCCGCGGCACCCCGCTGCTGGTGCAGCTGTTCCTGGTCTACTACGGGCTGGCCCAGTTCGACCTGGTGCGCGACAGCTCACTGTGGCCGTACCTGCGCGATCCGTTCTGGTGCACGGTGCTGACCATGACCCTGCACACCGCCGCCTACATCGCCGAAATCCTGCGCGGCGCGCTGCAGGCGATCCCCAGGGGCGAGATCGAAGCCGCCCGGGCGCTGGGCATGTCCCGCGGCAAGGCGCTGTTCTACATCATGCTGCCGCGCGCCGCGCGCATCGGCCTGCCAGCCTACAGCAACGAAGTGATCCTGATGCTCAAGGCCAGCGCCCTGGCCAGTACCGTGACGCTGCTGGAACTGACCGGCATGGCGCGGACCATCATTGCCCGGACCTACCTGCCGGTGGAGATCTTCTTTGCCGCCGGGGTGTTCTACCTGCTGATCTCGTTCTTCCTGGTGCAGGGCTTCAAGCTGCTGGAGCGCTGGCTGCGCGTGGACGCCAGCCAGGGGCGTTGAGCCTGTGACGATCGCGCACCATCGCCAGGTGTTGCGCGGTCCCTGTAGGAGCGGCCTTGTGCCGCGATGGGGCGCGAAGCGGCCCCTATCGACAGCGCCCCGGTGCTTGAATGAACACGACGCCCTATCTGCAAAACGACCAACTCCAAGAGCGCTTCCAGGCCCTCGACCACTTCCTCGTTGAGCATCAGCACCTGTGGCGCCCCCGCCCCTTCACTCACGTGCGAATAGGCTGGGAAACCGAGCACCCCGAACTGTCCCACTGGCTGCGCCAACGCACCCTGGAACAAGCCGAAGCCGCCCAGCAACACCCCGAGCACCTCTGCGCCCCGGCACCCTTTGCGCAGCTGGCCGAGCGGGCACAGCACCTGTCCGAGGTGGGCGAACTGCCCGACGCCGGCCTGCACCCCGCCGGCCACCGCCTCGACGTCAACGTCCCCGGCCGCAAGTGGCAACAGATCGAAGCCTTCGCCAGCCGCCTGACGTTCGCGCAGCCCGCGCACCACTGGCTCGACTGGTGCTCCGGCAAAGGCCACCTGGGCCGCCGCTTGCTGCAGCCCGGCCAACAACTGACCTGCCTGGAGTACGACGTCGACCTGGTCGACGCCGGCCAGGCCCTGAGCGACCATCACCACCTGCCCGCCACTCATGTGCACCAGGACGTCATGGCTGCCGACAGTATCCAGCACCTTGATGGCGGCAAAAGCGCAGTCGCCCTGCACGCCTGCGGCGACCTGCACGTGCGCCTGTTGCGAGCGGCCAGCCAACAGGGGTGCCAGCAGATCGCAGTGGCCCCCTGCTGCTACAACCGCATCCAGGGCAAGCATTACCATGCAATGTCAGCAGCCGCGCAGGCCTCGACCCTGGCTCTGACTCAGGAAGACCTGGGCCTGCCGCTAAGCGAGGCGGTGACGTCCAGCCTCAGGACACGCCGCCAGCGCGACACCTCCATGGCCCGCCGCCTGGGCTTCGACTTGCTGCAACGCCAGCAACGCGGCGTGGACGACTACCTGCCGACCCCCTCGCTACCCGTCAGCTGGCTGGCAAAGCCCTTCGAGCAGTACTGCCGCGACCTGGCCGACCTCAAGCAGGTGGCGCTGAGTGGAGATCCCGATTGGACCAGCCTGGAGGCGATGGGCTGGCAGCGCCTGGCCCAGGTGCGCAACCTCGAGCTGGTGCGCAACCTGTTCCGACGACCGTTGGAGATGTGGCTGGTGCTCGATCGCGCACTGTTCCTGCGCGAGCAAGGCTACGCAGTACGCGTCGGCGTGTTCTGCGACTACCCCCTCACGCCACGCAATCTGTTGTTGCTGGCCGAGCGCGACGGATCGCCGCAGGAGGCTTGACAACCTGTGGATAAGTCTGTGAACAAGCTTGTGATGAAAATCGGCTGGTCTTGGAGAAAAGCGCTATTTGCGCCGCGTTGCTTATTCCACTGAAACCGTGAAAGCCAGAAAAAACAGGCCTTTGCGCAAAGACAGGTGGTAGCGTCGGCCGGCATGCCTTTTGTGCAAGGCGCAAATGCTCCTTGTGCATAAGCATTCCAGCCAAACGCTCTAACCACCCTCGAACGAGGGGATTTCAGGCCAGTTTCAGCAGGCTCATGCCCACCAGCAGCAGCACCAGCCCCAGCCAGCCGCGACCGGCCAG
This genomic stretch from Pseudomonas entomophila harbors:
- a CDS encoding ABC transporter substrate-binding protein; protein product: MQTYKKFFLAAAATLVMSANTMAAEKLRMGIEAAYPPFNNKDASGQVVGFDKDIGDALCAKMKVECEVVTSDWDGIIPALNAKKFDFIVSSLSITDERKQAVDFTDPYYSNKQQFIAPKKVDFKTDRASLKGKTIGTQRATQAATWLDDNGGMDGEFKVNLYDGQENAYLDLTSGRVDAILADKYANYDWLKSKAGQDYEFKGEPVNESDKVGIAVRKGDNELRNKLNAALKEIVADGTYKKINDKYFPFSIY
- a CDS encoding ABC transporter ATP-binding protein, coding for MAQATPALEIRNLHKRYGEQEILKGISLTARDGDVISILGSSGSGKSTLLRCINLLENPHQGEILVAGEALKLKAQKNGDLVAADNRQINRLRSEIGFVFQNFNLWPHMSILDNIIEAPRRVLGQSKSEAIEHAEALLNKVGIFDKRHSYPAQLSGGQQQRAAIARTLAMKPKVILFDEPTSALDPEMVQEVLNVIRALADEGRTMLLVTHEMNFARQVSSEVVFLHQGLVEEQGSPQQVFENPTSARCKQFMSSHR
- a CDS encoding ABC transporter permease; this encodes MNIDLHGFGPAMMAGTLMTVKLALCALLLGLVLGLLGALAKTSSVKPLQWLGGTYSTLVRGVPELLWVLLIYFGTVGLMNSLGALFNMPGLELSAFAAGVIALGLCFGAYATEVFRGAILAIPKGHREAGLALGLSKGRILSRIILPQMWRIALPGLGNLFMILMKDTALVSVIGLEEIMRHAQIGVTVTKEPFTFYAVAACIYLGLTVIAMTGMHFLEKRAARGFMRAE
- a CDS encoding ABC transporter permease, whose amino-acid sequence is MNWEVIIKWLPRLAQGATLTLELVAIAVIAGLILAIPLGIARSSRHWYVRALPYGYIFFFRGTPLLVQLFLVYYGLAQFDLVRDSSLWPYLRDPFWCTVLTMTLHTAAYIAEILRGALQAIPRGEIEAARALGMSRGKALFYIMLPRAARIGLPAYSNEVILMLKASALASTVTLLELTGMARTIIARTYLPVEIFFAAGVFYLLISFFLVQGFKLLERWLRVDASQGR
- a CDS encoding methyltransferase, coding for MNTTPYLQNDQLQERFQALDHFLVEHQHLWRPRPFTHVRIGWETEHPELSHWLRQRTLEQAEAAQQHPEHLCAPAPFAQLAERAQHLSEVGELPDAGLHPAGHRLDVNVPGRKWQQIEAFASRLTFAQPAHHWLDWCSGKGHLGRRLLQPGQQLTCLEYDVDLVDAGQALSDHHHLPATHVHQDVMAADSIQHLDGGKSAVALHACGDLHVRLLRAASQQGCQQIAVAPCCYNRIQGKHYHAMSAAAQASTLALTQEDLGLPLSEAVTSSLRTRRQRDTSMARRLGFDLLQRQQRGVDDYLPTPSLPVSWLAKPFEQYCRDLADLKQVALSGDPDWTSLEAMGWQRLAQVRNLELVRNLFRRPLEMWLVLDRALFLREQGYAVRVGVFCDYPLTPRNLLLLAERDGSPQEA